Within Paenibacillus albicereus, the genomic segment ATCCACCGCTTCCTCGCCGAGCTCAAGGAAGAGACGCTCGCGAAGCATCCCGAGGCGGTGACCGTCGGCGAAGCCAACGGCGTGACCGCCGACGACGCGGAAGCCTGGGTCGACGAGCGCAAAGGCGCGTTCAACATGATTTTCCAGTTCGAGCATCTCGGCCTCTGGAACCGCAGCCCGGAGGGGGGCCTTGACCTCGGCTCGCTCAAGGAGACGCTGACGCGCTGGCAAAAAGGGCTGGAAGGCAGCGGCTGGAACGCTCTGTTCCTGGAGAACCACGACCAGCCCCGCTCCGTGTCCACCTGGGGCGACGACGGCGTCTATTGGAAGCAGTCGGCCAAGACGCTGGCGACGATGTACTTCCTCATGCAGGGCACGCCGTTCATCTACCAGGGGCAGGAGATCGGCATGACGAACGTGCAGTTCCCTTCCATCGAGGACTACAACGACGTCGCCATCAAGAACCTGTACCGCTATGAGACGATGAACGGAAAGAGCCACGAGGACGTCATGCGCGTCATCTGGAAAACGGGGCGAGACAACTCGCGCACGCCGATGCAGTGGAGCGCGGACGAGCATGCCGGCTTCACGACGGGCGAGCCGTGGCTCAAGCTGAACCCGAACTTCTCGCATATCAACGTGCAGCAGGCGATCGACGATCCGGACTCCATCTACCATCACTACAAGCGGCTGATCCGCCTGCGGGCGGAGCATGAAGCGCTCGTCTACGGCACGTACGACCTCATCCTGGGCGACCACCCGCAGGTCTACGCCTACACGAGGACGCTGGGCGCGGAAAAGCTGCTCGTGCTCTGCAACCTGAGCTCGGCGGAAGCCCAGGCGGAGCTGGCCGGCGAGCTGGCCGGCCGCCGCACCGAGCTGCTGCTCGCGAGCGAGCTGGCCGACGCCGAGGCGCCGATCGCGCAGCTGTCGCTGAAGCCGTACGAGTCGCGCGTCTACCGCCTCGCGCCCGTCGCGGGCTCCGGCTCTGCGGCGCCATCCGTGCAGGACGGCAGCTCGGAGACGATCGGCACGATCTGATTTTGCATAAGAAAGAGCCCTTCAGGGCCGCCTCGGATGATTATTCCGAAGCGGTTTCGGAAGGGCTTTTTTATCGGCAAGTCGTCAGGCCTAGCGTGTTGGCGCCTCGTCCCGGCTCGTACCGGTCACCGCCAGCCCGGCATCTCGTCGAGCGTCAGCACGTTGGACGCGCCATAGATGCCGGGCAGCGTGCTGCGGTTCTCCTCGATGAAGTCGGGCCAGAGCATCGCGTAGATCCACTTGTTCTGGCTGGCGAGCAGCGAAGCGGACGGCATGAACTGGCATTCGCCGATCGCGATCGGCTTGCCTCCCGACGCTTGCAGCATCGTATTGTAGTTGGTTTGCGTATAGCCGGTGTTGTACACGTCCAGGGAGGCGATGTCGAAGTAGCTGCTGCCCGGATTGTAGGCGGAGATTTCCGTGCTCAGGTTGGAGAAGTCCT encodes:
- a CDS encoding glycoside hydrolase family 13 protein; the encoded protein is MTPNIRWWKEATAYQIYPRSFMDSNGDGIGDIPGIISKLDYLKGLGVGLIWICPTYKSPNDDNGYDISDYQDIMEEFGTMADFDRLLEETHARGMKLILDLVINHTSDEHPWFIESRSSKDNAKRDYYIWRDPRPETGAEPNNWESIFGGPAWEFDDKTGQYFMHIFSRRQPDLNWENDAVRRELYDMVNWWLDKGIDGFRVDAISHIKKVEGFPDLPNPQGLPFVPSFDGHMNREGIHRFLAELKEETLAKHPEAVTVGEANGVTADDAEAWVDERKGAFNMIFQFEHLGLWNRSPEGGLDLGSLKETLTRWQKGLEGSGWNALFLENHDQPRSVSTWGDDGVYWKQSAKTLATMYFLMQGTPFIYQGQEIGMTNVQFPSIEDYNDVAIKNLYRYETMNGKSHEDVMRVIWKTGRDNSRTPMQWSADEHAGFTTGEPWLKLNPNFSHINVQQAIDDPDSIYHHYKRLIRLRAEHEALVYGTYDLILGDHPQVYAYTRTLGAEKLLVLCNLSSAEAQAELAGELAGRRTELLLASELADAEAPIAQLSLKPYESRVYRLAPVAGSGSAAPSVQDGSSETIGTI